A single Carassius carassius chromosome 3, fCarCar2.1, whole genome shotgun sequence DNA region contains:
- the LOC132123498 gene encoding cytochrome b-c1 complex subunit Rieske, mitochondrial-like codes for MMSLAARSGAFSPYLQATNYTVAGPLKPLIPGVVMKTDKLLMDTKKPFLCRESLSGQSAKSGLSVSVSLNARSLVRFAHTDIKIPDFSDYRRPEVLDPKKSSQESGDTRRAFSYLITGSTAVVGVYAAKTVVTQFVSSMSASADVLALSKIEIKLSDIPEGKNMTFKWRGKPLFVRHRTEKEIATEADVNLAELRDPQHDRDRVQNPIWVIVIGVCTHLGCVPIANAGDYGGYYCPCHGSHYDASGRIRKGPAPLNLEVPFYEFPDDDTVIVG; via the exons ATGATGTCCCTTGCTGCCCGTTCGGGGGCTTTTTCCCCGTACCTGCAAGCTACCAATTATACCGTGGCAGGTCCACTAAAGCCTCTCATACCCGGCGTCGTCATGAAGACCGATAAACTGTTGATGGACACAAAGAAGCCGTTCCTGTGCCGCGAGTCCTTGTCTGGTCAGAGTGCGAAGAGCGGCCTTTCCGTGTCCGTCAGCCTCAACG ctcgCTCTTTAGTACGTTTCGcccacacagacatcaagatccCAGATTTCTCTGACTACCGGCGGCCAGAGGTTTTAGACCCAAAGAAGTCCTCACAAGAGAGCGGCGACACCCGGCGGGCCTTCTCCTATCTGATCACAGGTTCCACTGCTGTGGTTGGAGTCTATGCAGCCAAGACGGTTGTCACACAGTTTGTCTCCTCCATGAGCGCCTCGGCTGACGTGTTGGCCCTTTCCAAGATTGAAATCAAGCTATCAGACATCCCTGAGGGTAAGAACATGACCTTCAAATGGAGAGGGAAACCCCTGTTTGTCCGGCACAGAACAGAAAAGGAGATTGCAACTGAGGCTGATGTCAATCTCGCTGAGCTTCGGGACCCCCAGCACGACAGAGACCGTGTCCAGAACCCCATCTGGGTCATTGTCATTGGCGTGTGCACCCACCTGGGCTGCGTGCCCATTGCTAACGCTGGTGACTATGGTGGCTATTACTGCCCGTGCCATGGCTCTCATTACGACGCATCTGGTCGCATTAGGAAAGGCCCTGCTCCGCTCAATCTGGAGGTGCCCTTCTATGAGTTCCCAGACGATGACACAGTAATTGTAGGATAA